The window TTTTAAGCGTGAACATCTTTGAACGAAATCCATTATTACAGATAGTTGGAAATTACAGCTACGAAAACGAAGTTCGGTCAAACACTAACCAGTTGAGTTTCTTTGATTAAACGTTGGGACACTAGTGATTCAGGAGGAAGTCGAAATAGCAATGTATGACTCCCTTGATGAGTTGCGAGCGGCGTATGAACGGGGCGGCATTGATGCGGCCACCCTGACCACCGAGGAAACCATGCTTCTTGGGATGGAGCCGGATTATGTCTATCTTCCCACCCAGAGCCACGTTTTTCATGTCCGGTACGTGCTCCTCGTTCATCGTGAGAGCGGCATCGAGGACTTCGCGGATCTGGCGAGTGGCAAGGTGGTTTTTTTCAATAACCAATATATGGTTTTGGCTTTGCCCTGGCTGGAGACCCTGTTTGCGGAGGTTGCGGAACAGCGGGTGGATCACGGAGCAATGGACGTCGAGACCCTGGATAATCCGTCCAAGGCAATTTTACAGGTCTTTTTTCATCAGGCCCAAGGCGCTTTGGTCACCATGGAAGCCTTTGAACTGGCATGTGAGTTGAATCCGCAACTGCGCAACGAACTCATGATCATGCATGAATCTCCGCCGCTCGTCCCCAAAATGTTCGTGTTCCGACCGGATTGGAAAGGAACCACGCGAGATCAGCTTGAGGAGGCCATGCTGAATCTGCACACCACTCCCGGGGGGCAACAGGTTCTGACCGTCTTCCAGAGTTCGCGGTTGAGCAAGTACCCTGGTTCCGTGCTGGACTCCACGCGACGGTTTATTGAGGACTATCGACGAATGGCGAGCGACGCGACTTTGCGCCCGGTTTCGCCGTAGCCTCGGCACCCCCCCCGCTACGAGTGACGATCATGCCGGATTCCATACCACATCTTCCCGTCTACATTCTCGACGACGAGCAGGCTCTGACGCGGAGCTTTTTTTTGACGCTCAAATCCTTCGGCTTTCAGGACGTTCGGACATTTCATGATGGACGGAAGATTCTGGGGCTATTTTCGGAGCGGGAAAGCGGAGTGCTTTTGCTGGATCTTTCCATGCCGGACATATCCGGGGAGGAGGTTCTGGGGCGGGTTCGGGAATGTAGCCCGCTGATGCAGGTGGTGGTGGTCACCGGGATCAATGAAGCGGATACGGCGATTCGGTGCATCCGAGCCGGAGCGTTCGACTATCTGGTCAAGCCCGTGGACGCGGACAGGTTGGTGACCACGGTTTTCCGGGCCATGAGCCATGCCGCGGTTCTGGAGCAGAATTTCAGGCTCAGGCATAAGTTGCTCACGGGCGGCCTGGACCGGCCGGAAATATTTCAAGGGATCATCACTCAGGATGCCCGGGTGCGGGCAATCTTCAGTTACATGGAGGTCGTTGCTTCCCTGTCCGAGCCCGTGCTCGTCACCGGAGAAACCGGGACCGGCAAGGATCTTCTGGCCGCGGCTCTGCACGAAGCCAGCGGGCGTAAAGGTAGGTTCGTCGGTATCAACGCGGCCGGCCTGGACGATAACGTTTTCGCGGATACGCTGTTCGGGCACGTCAAGGGGGCGTTCACCGATGCCCGCGAGTCCCGCGAAGGGCTTGTGGCGCGGGCCGCCGGCGGTTCATTGTTCCTGGATGAGATCGGCGACCTGAGCCCGGCTTCCCAGGTCAAATTGCTCAAGCTGATTCAGGACCGCGTATATTATCCCCTGGGCTCGGACACGCCCAGGACATGTACGGCTAGAATCATCGCCGCCACCAACCGGGAGCTGGAAGCGACTGAAGGCCATGGTAGGTTTCGGGAGGATTTGCTGTACAGAATCAACACCTATCGCCTCCATCTCCCGCCCCTGCGGGATCGGAGAGACGATATCCCGCTTCTGACCGAGTTCTTTCTGACCGAGGCATGTTCCGAGTTGAACGTGAACCGGGAGCCATTGTCTCCTCGTACCGCGGAACTGCTGACGTCGTATCGGTTCCCAGGCAATGTCCGGGAACTCCGGTCCCTTGTCTTTTCGGCCATGGCCGGAGGCGGCATGGCGATCCTGGAGCAAAAGATCGCCGACCTCGCGGGGATCGGCCTTGCCAGCCTGGAAACGACCCAACGAAATCCGGCTCGCTCCACCTCATGGCAGTACCCCGAACCCCTCCCCACACTGCAACAGGCCGGGGAAATTCTGGTGGAACAAGCTCTGCGGACGAGCAAGGGCAACCAGTCCAAAGCCTCGGCAATGCTCGGCATTACCCGGCAAGCACTGAACAAGCGGATCAAAAAGGTGAAGGCCGGGGAGACATAGGCGCTGACTCAACGGAAAAACGCCGTACAGAGGCAGTGGTTTTGCCGGTTAGGAAGCGAGGACGGTATGGTCATAATGAGGCGACATGCAATGCGACCCGTGTGTTTGGCAAGAGGCCGGAGGATGCCGTCCAGGCCAACTATCGCAGTGCTCACGGACTTCGGGCAGGAAGACCCGTATGTCGGGCAGATGAAGGGCGTGTTGGCGGGCCTCGCTCCCGAGGCCACGGTCGTGGACATCAGTCACCAGGTCCGGCCCTTTGACGTTATGCAGGGTGCGTTTTACCTGGCGGCCAGTTGGCGTTTTTTTCCGGAAGGCAGCGTGCTGGTGGGCGTGGTGGATCCGGGAGTGGGGACCGAGCGTCGTCTGGTGATTGGAAAACGGGAAGGCCGTTTTTTTCTGGGGCCGGACAACGGCCTGCTGGCCCTGGTTTTCGGGCCTAACTCCGGGGAGGCGACCGGAGAACGGGTCTGGGAGCTGACCATGCCGCCCGTCTCGGTGGCGCGTTCCAACACCTTTCACGGCCGGGACATCCTGGCCCCGGCCGCGGCCAAGCTGGCCCAGGGCGTTGATCCGCGACGTCTGGGACGGCCCCTGGACCCGGAGGCCCTGCACCGTCCGGCCTGGGCCGCGCCGGAGCAGCGAGGCCGGGAGACCATGGCCCATATCCTGCATGTGGACAGGTTCGGAAACTGCCTACTGAACCTGCCGGAAAGCCTTTGGCCCGAAGCTGGGCTGGAACGAGTCGAACTGCTCGCGCCGTTGCTTCAGCCGCTGACTCCGGTGCGGACTTACGCGGAGATTCCGGCGGCGGGGGTCGGAGTGCTGGTCGGAAGTCAGGGCTATTGGGAGTTGGCGGCCAACCAGGGCAACGCGGCCGCCGTGCTCGGGCTCGCGCCTGGAATGCGGATCGCGATGGAGTGTTCGGGGGCCGCTTGCCCGCCTCACATATCGTAAATCGTTTCGTCCCGGGCCGGCGCGCGCAGGGCGCGGCTCAGCATTTTGGCGCCGGTGGGGCTGAAGTCCATGTTTTCGAACATGTCGCCCATTTCCGCTTCGACCTGTTCGGGGTCTTCCCCGGCTTCCATCCTGGCCAGGGCCTCCTCCATGCCCTCCCCGAAGTTCATGCCCGTGACGTCGCGGAGCTTGCGCATCAACTGGGCCGCCTGACGCGGATCATCCTCGTCCATGCCTTCGGCCTCACGGGCCATCATGGCCATGGCCCGTTCCAGCTTGACCTCGTCCAAGCCGGAAAGGTCGGGCATCCAGTCCATGCCGTCCTCGCTATCCCCGGTGTCCGGGCGATTCTTGGAAATGGCGAACACGGAAACCCGGCGCTCCAACTCCGGACGTCCGCACTTGGGGCAGTCCGGACGCTTTTCCGTGTTGATCCGCGGAGAAAAGAAATTGTAGATGGTGTGGCAATCCTGGCAGTAGAATTCGTAAAGGGGCATCGTTACTCCATGGTCTCCTGTTCAAATCCCGTCGCCATCGCTGAACAGCTGCGAGCTGGGGCGTTGTTGGATCAGGCGGGAGCCGGGGGGGACGCTGTCCGTGACCCAGACGTTGCCGCCGATGACCGAGCCTTTGCCGATGGTCACCCGGCCCAGGATGGTCGCGCCGGAGTAGATGATCACGTCGTCTTCCAGGACCGGGTGGCGGGGCAGGCCCTTGATGATCTGGCCGTTGGCGTCCTTGGGGAAGCTTTTCGCGCCCAGGGTCACGCCCTGGTAAAGCCGGACGTTGTTTCCGATGATGCTGGTCTCGCCGATCACCGTGCCCGTGCCGTGGTCGATGAAGAAATGGTTGCCGATTTCCGCGCCGGGATGGATGTCGATGCCGGTCTTGGAGTGGGCCATTTCGCAGATGATCCGGGGGATCATGTCCACGCCCAGGTGGTAGAGTTCATGAGCGATGCGGTAGTGGGTCAGGGCCATGATGCTGGGATAGCTGAAGATGATCTCCCCCGGCGTCTTGGCCGCGGGATCCCCGGCCAGGGCGGCCTGGACGTCCGTGGCCAGGAGGCCGCGGATCTTGGGCAGGGTGGTGATGAATTTTGTGGCCAGATCCACGGCCAGGTCCTGACAGTCCCCGCAGTCCTCCTCCTCGTTGACCCGGCACAGGAAACAGTATCCGCGCCTGATCTGTTCGGTGATCAGCCGGTAGACCCGGTCCAGACCGGCTCCGATGTGGTAGCTCAAGGAATCCGGGGTGACCTCGGAGTCCCCGAAATAGCCTGGAAAAAGAACGGCTCGCAGTCGGTCCATGATTTCCGTGATCGCCGGCACCGAAGGCATGGGCTGGTCGTGGACCGGTGCGCGGCAGACGTCCTTGCAGGAGTCCGGTTCGCAGAGGCGGCGAACCACGTCCTTGAGCGGGGCGATGTTCAGTTCCATCATATCCGGAGTGTTCATTACAGCCCTCGAAGGCTCAACAGGCGCAGCCCGGAGCGGTTTCATCGTTGCCGGCAAAGGGGGACATGGCCCGCAGCTTGGACACGATGCCGGGCAGTTCGCGCAGGACCAGATCGATTTCCTCGTCCGTGGTGTACCGGCTCAGGCTGAAGCGGATGGAGCCGTGGGCAAAGGTGAAGGGCACGCCCATGGCTCGGAGCACGTGGGACGGCTCCAGACTGCCCGAGGTGCAGGCCGATCCGGAACTGGCGCAAATGCCGTACTGGTCCAGCATCAGCAGGATGGATTCGCCCTCAATGTGCTTGAAGGCCAAACTGGAGGTGTTGGGCAGGCGGTTGTCCGGGTCCCCGTTGCGGCGCACGTCCGGAATGACGGACATGATCCCCTGTTCCAGACGGTCGCGTAGCGCCTTGACCCGGGTGTTTTCCTCGTCAATCCCGGCGGCGGCCAATTCCATGGCCTTGCCCAGGGCCACGATCCCGGCCACGTTTTCCGTTCCGGCCCGTCGGCCTTTTTCCTGGTGCCCGCCGAGCATGAAGGGGCGGAACGGCACGCCTCGGCGAACGTACAGCGCTCCCATACCCTTGGGACCGTGTACTTTGTGGGCGGAGAGAGCCAGGAAGTCAACGGCCAGCTTTTGCAGGTCAATGGGCAGCTTGCCCACGGTCTGGACCGCGTCGGTATGCAGGAGGATGCCTTTGCTTTTGACGATCTCGGCGATCCGTTCCAGAGGAAAGATCACTCCGTTTTCGTTGTTGGCGTGCATGATGGAAACCAGGGCCGTGTCCGGACGCAGGCTGTCCTCCAGTTCCTGCAAATCCAGTCGTCCCAGTTCGTC is drawn from Desulfonatronum sp. SC1 and contains these coding sequences:
- a CDS encoding zinc ribbon domain-containing protein, with the protein product MPLYEFYCQDCHTIYNFFSPRINTEKRPDCPKCGRPELERRVSVFAISKNRPDTGDSEDGMDWMPDLSGLDEVKLERAMAMMAREAEGMDEDDPRQAAQLMRKLRDVTGMNFGEGMEEALARMEAGEDPEQVEAEMGDMFENMDFSPTGAKMLSRALRAPARDETIYDM
- a CDS encoding sigma-54 dependent transcriptional regulator — translated: MPDSIPHLPVYILDDEQALTRSFFLTLKSFGFQDVRTFHDGRKILGLFSERESGVLLLDLSMPDISGEEVLGRVRECSPLMQVVVVTGINEADTAIRCIRAGAFDYLVKPVDADRLVTTVFRAMSHAAVLEQNFRLRHKLLTGGLDRPEIFQGIITQDARVRAIFSYMEVVASLSEPVLVTGETGTGKDLLAAALHEASGRKGRFVGINAAGLDDNVFADTLFGHVKGAFTDARESREGLVARAAGGSLFLDEIGDLSPASQVKLLKLIQDRVYYPLGSDTPRTCTARIIAATNRELEATEGHGRFREDLLYRINTYRLHLPPLRDRRDDIPLLTEFFLTEACSELNVNREPLSPRTAELLTSYRFPGNVRELRSLVFSAMAGGGMAILEQKIADLAGIGLASLETTQRNPARSTSWQYPEPLPTLQQAGEILVEQALRTSKGNQSKASAMLGITRQALNKRIKKVKAGET
- a CDS encoding phosphate/phosphite/phosphonate ABC transporter substrate-binding protein — encoded protein: MIQEEVEIAMYDSLDELRAAYERGGIDAATLTTEETMLLGMEPDYVYLPTQSHVFHVRYVLLVHRESGIEDFADLASGKVVFFNNQYMVLALPWLETLFAEVAEQRVDHGAMDVETLDNPSKAILQVFFHQAQGALVTMEAFELACELNPQLRNELMIMHESPPLVPKMFVFRPDWKGTTRDQLEEAMLNLHTTPGGQQVLTVFQSSRLSKYPGSVLDSTRRFIEDYRRMASDATLRPVSP
- the nifS gene encoding cysteine desulfurase NifS, translated to MNVIYLDNNATTMVAPEVLEAMLPFLRESYGNASSMHGFGGQVGKFITEARERTAQGLGCSPEEIIFTSCGTESDNTAIFSAVRSQPEKRHVVTTRVEHPAVLNVASHLEIAGYEVTHLKVDELGRLDLQELEDSLRPDTALVSIMHANNENGVIFPLERIAEIVKSKGILLHTDAVQTVGKLPIDLQKLAVDFLALSAHKVHGPKGMGALYVRRGVPFRPFMLGGHQEKGRRAGTENVAGIVALGKAMELAAAGIDEENTRVKALRDRLEQGIMSVIPDVRRNGDPDNRLPNTSSLAFKHIEGESILLMLDQYGICASSGSACTSGSLEPSHVLRAMGVPFTFAHGSIRFSLSRYTTDEEIDLVLRELPGIVSKLRAMSPFAGNDETAPGCAC
- the epsC gene encoding serine O-acetyltransferase EpsC — translated: MNTPDMMELNIAPLKDVVRRLCEPDSCKDVCRAPVHDQPMPSVPAITEIMDRLRAVLFPGYFGDSEVTPDSLSYHIGAGLDRVYRLITEQIRRGYCFLCRVNEEEDCGDCQDLAVDLATKFITTLPKIRGLLATDVQAALAGDPAAKTPGEIIFSYPSIMALTHYRIAHELYHLGVDMIPRIICEMAHSKTGIDIHPGAEIGNHFFIDHGTGTVIGETSIIGNNVRLYQGVTLGAKSFPKDANGQIIKGLPRHPVLEDDVIIYSGATILGRVTIGKGSVIGGNVWVTDSVPPGSRLIQQRPSSQLFSDGDGI
- a CDS encoding S-adenosyl-l-methionine hydroxide adenosyltransferase family protein, which codes for MPSRPTIAVLTDFGQEDPYVGQMKGVLAGLAPEATVVDISHQVRPFDVMQGAFYLAASWRFFPEGSVLVGVVDPGVGTERRLVIGKREGRFFLGPDNGLLALVFGPNSGEATGERVWELTMPPVSVARSNTFHGRDILAPAAAKLAQGVDPRRLGRPLDPEALHRPAWAAPEQRGRETMAHILHVDRFGNCLLNLPESLWPEAGLERVELLAPLLQPLTPVRTYAEIPAAGVGVLVGSQGYWELAANQGNAAAVLGLAPGMRIAMECSGAACPPHIS